The genomic stretch AGCAGCTCGGTTTCGCAGTGATAGCGGTTGAAGACATCCTGGGTCATGAAACTCTTGGTGCGCTTGAGCGACACCGGCAGCGCGTCGACCGCGTGCAGCGAGGAGACCTTGGGCGTGGGCCGGCCCGTGCCCGCCGCGAAGCAGTCGAGGATGTCCTGCAGATCGTTGGGAAGAACGGTTTCATCCAGCGCGAATCCGACCGTGCCGTCGCCATAGTCGCGCAGATTGATGCGGTGCTTCTTCGCCGCCGCGTGCACCTTGTCGGCGCTTGTGCCCTTGAGCTGGACGCGGACCGTGTCGAAGTAGTGCTCGTGCAGCGGCGCGTGGCCGAGCATCTTCAGTCCGGCCACCACGGTGCCGGTGGCGCGGTGCGCGTGCTCGGCGATGCGCTTCAGGCCGTCGGGGCCGTGATAGACGCCGTAGAAGGCGGCGATGTTGGCCAGCAGCGCCTGCGCAGTGCAGATGTTGCTGGTGGCCTTGTCGCGGCGGATGTGCTGCTCGCGGGTCTGGATCGAAAGGCGAAGCGCCGGACGTCCGGCCGAATCGCGGCTCACGCCGATCAGGCGCCCCGGCATCTTGCGGACATGCTCCGCCTTGGTGCTGAAGTACGCGGCGTGCGGGCCGCCGTAGCCCATGGGCACGCCGAAGCGCTGCATCGATCCGATCGCGACGTCGGCGCCGAGCTCGCCCGGCGAGGTCAGCAGCGTGAGCGCCAGCGGATCGGCGGCCATCACCACCAGAGCGCCGCCCGCCTTGATCTTGCCGACCGTGATCTTCCAGTCGCGGATGCGACCGTCGGTCGCCGGATAGGAGAGCAGCGCTCCGCAGTAATCCTTCTTGGTGAAGTCGATCTTGTCCGCGTCGCTCACGACAATCTCGACGCCCAGGCCCTTGGCCCGCGTCTGGATCACGGCGATGGTCTGCGGATGCGTGGCGGAGTCCACGAAGAACTTGGCACAGCCGGGTCGCACGCTCAGGCACATGTGCATGGCCTCGGCGGCCGCGGTCGCCTCGTCCAGCAGGCTGGCGCAGGCGATCTCGAGCCCGGTGAGCTCGCTGACCATGGTCTGGAAATTCAGCAGGCTCTCGAGGCGCCCCTGGGAAACCTCGGGTTGATAAGGCGTGTATGGCGTGTACCAGCCGGGATTCTCCAGCACATTGCGCAGGATCACGCCCGGCGTGTGGCAGTCGTTGTAGCCCATGCCAATGTAGGAGCGAAAGACCTGGTTCTTGCTCGCCAGTTCGGCGAGGCCAGCAAGGCATTCCGCCTCGCCGCGCATCCGGAAAGCCCCGCGGTTGGTCGGATCGTCGATGACCAGCGGCTTGGTCGAGCGGATCGACTCGGGAATCGCCGCCCGCATCAGCGCGTCCAAGCTCTCATATCCGATGTAGGTCAGCATCTCCGCGATGTCGGCGTCGCTGGGGCCGATGTGACGGCGGGCGAAGGTGTCGAGCGGCTCAAGCGAAGCGTGGGCGCTGCCGGTGGAGGACGAAACTTTTTCAAGCATGGACATGGGCCCAGTATAGGGAGGGAAGCAGCGTGAATTCCCGTGATTGGACCGCGTTTGTGGCCCGCGTATCGCGGCAGCTACTTGACCGAGTCCATGGACCGGTAGTTGAATTGCTGACCGCCGATGGAGGCATCAAACATCAACCCGGCGGGATCGGTGATGAACACGGCGACCCCTTCCTTATAGGAGGCGCTGGCGCCGCCGCCGGCGGAGATGGCCACGGCCGAGGCGTTGGCCGCAAAGACGAACTTGCCGGCGACGAATCCGTCGTAGCGCTCCTTGTCCTTGAAGAAGATCAACTCCGCAAAAGCCTGTCCGCCCAGAGTCAATCCGATGGTGCCCTTGCTGAGATCGCAATAACCGACAACCGTTCCGCCTTTGTAGACCATGCCGTGTCCATAGCTGAAAGCCAGGCCCGCGCCGCCATTGCCCACCTCGGGAAAGATGGCGTAGCCATAGCTGTCTTTGAAGAATGTCTCCAGCGACGCGTCCTTCGCCTTGGCGCTGGAGATGGTCGCCGTGCACGCGGAGGCCAGCGCGTCGCGGTCAGCCTTTTTTTCCGGAACCGTCGAGCAGCCCGACAAGAGGAGGGTGGCCAGAGCCAGGGATGCGGAGAGGGTCGCAAGTCGAACCATGGGAGTCATCCTTCTTTTGGAAAGCAGCGGGAGTCGCGTGAGGCCGTCGAAAACCCAGCCGTGAACGGCAGTCTAGGGGAAATCGCCGTTGGAAAGCCGGATTTGGCGGGGCATGCAATTGCAACTTTGTCCGGGTTGGGCGATGCGCCGACCTCTCCTCACACTTAGTATGTGCATCTTTCCAGTTCCCAGGAGTCATCATGAACACCCAGCGCCTCTCCCTCGCCGCTTTCATCGTCACGTGCTCGGCCGCCATTGCGTTCGCTCCTCCGCCGGCTCCCGACAAGACCGCTCCGATCAAGACGGAACAAAGCGCGGAGCAGACCGCGCCCGTCAAGAAGGATCAGGCCGCCAAGGCGTCGCCGGAACAGGCCGACCCTCTCAAGAGCGCCTCGTCGCACGCGGGCAAGCTGGTCGAGGGTGACAAGATCAACCCCTACACCTACGAGCCCGAATCGATCGCGGGCGATCCGAACAACCCCGCGGAAACCGACCTGCGTGCCGCGCTGGAGGCCATGGGGCCGACCGCCACCGAGTGGTACCAGCATGTGCAGACGCTTTCGAACCCCTTCTTCGAGGGACGCGTGCCCGGAAGCCGCGGCAACGATCTGGCCGCCGAGTACATCGAGTTCTTCATGAAGCAGGCCGGTCTTGAGCCGGCCTTCCCGAATGCGGCGGGTGCCGCGGGCAAGAGCTATCGCCAGCCCTTCGAGCTGGAGGGCGGCGCGCCGGTGGTGGAGACCGCCGAGCTCGCCTTGAATGGAAGTGCGCTGAAGCGCCAGGATCAGTTCGAGGTCATGGGCAGCTCGGGCAGCGGCACGGTGACGGCGCCGCTGGTCTTCGCGGGCTACGCGATCGAGTCGGGTCAGGACGGCTACACCAGCTTCGAGGAGAAGGACAATTTCGCCGGGAAAATCGTGGTGTTCCTGCGCTACGAGCCGCTGGACGAGAGCGGCGCCAGCCTGTGGAGCGACCGCCGCTTCAGCGGATACGCAGGCATGCGCCCCAAGCTCGACGCGCTCTCGGAGCGCAAGCCCGCGGCGCTGATCATGGTGAATCCGCCGGAGTGCAAGAGCGGCGCCAAGGGCCTCGAGCACACCGAGAGCAGCGTCTTCGGCCCGGGCTATGACTTCCCCATCGTGCAGATCACCCAGGAGCAGGCCGACGCGCTGCTCAAGAGCGCAGATCCCAAGGGCCGCTCGCTCATGGAGTTCCGCCGCCTCGCCGACCAGGGCAAGATCAAGACGCTTGCTCTGAAGGATGATGTCAAGGCCACCGTCCATGTCGCGATCTCCGAGAAGGGGCTCCCGGCGCAGAACGTCGGCGGCGTCATTCCCGGCAAGGGAGCGCTCGCCTCGGAATGGGTCGTGCTCGGCGCGCATTACGACCACGTCGGCATGGGCTACTTCGGCGCGGATCCCTCCAACCGCGGCAAACTGCATCCCGGCGCCGACGACAACGCCAGCGGCACCTCGGCCATGCTCTGCCTGGCCAAGAAGCTGAAGGACTACATGGCCTCCAAGGAGTCGCCGGACAATTGCCGCAGCCTGCTGCTGATGGGCTTCACTGCCGAGGAAATGGGCCTGGATGGAAGCCGAGAGTTCGTCAAGCATCCGACGGTTCCCTCCGACAAGATCGCCGCCATGGTCAACATGGACATGGTCGGGCGCCTGCGCGGCAATGAGCTCGCCATGAGCGGCACCGGCACGGCGGAAGGCTTCATCGATCTGATCCGTCCCGCGGTCGAGTCCAGCGGCCTGATCGTGAAGGCGGATCCGGGCGGCCGCGGCCCCAGCGACCATGCCAGCTTCTACGCCGCGGGCATTCCCGTGCTCTTCCTCTTCACCGGCAGCCACGGCGAGTATCACAAGCCCGAAGACCGCGGTTTCACCGTGAATCCCTATGGCGCAAGCAAGATCATCACGCTGACGGAGGGCCTGGTGAAAACTCTCGCGACCACGCCGACCAAGCCGGTCTTCAAGAGCACCGACGGCAGCGCGGGCGCCAGCCGCGGCTACGCCAAGGTTCGCCTGGGCGTGCAGCCGGGCATGAGCAAGCGCAAGTCGCCGGGTCTGGCCATCGACGGCGTCAGTGCCGACACCAGCGCCTCTGACGCGGGCCTGAAGGGCGGCGACGTGATCCTGACCTGGGATGGGCAGCCGATGAACGAGGCCAGCGAGCTCATGGATCGTCTGCGCGAGAAGAATCCCGGCGACATCGTCACGCTGCACATCATGCGCGACGGCGTGGAGCAGGATGTCAATGTCACGCTGCGGGCCTCCGAAAAAGCCGGCGCCCCCGCGGGCAAGAAATAGTTTCCCGCCGATCGAGATCCGAAATCACCAGGAGGTTCGCTTCGTCATGCAAGGACATTCATTGACCGACTACGTCACGTTGGGCCGCTCGGGTCTGCGCGTCAGCCCGATTTGCCTGGGAGCCATGACCTTCGGTAACGAGTGGAAGCTGGGCACCGACAGCGCCGAGAGCGACGAGATGATCACGCACTACCTCTCGGCGGGCGGCAACTTCATCGACACCGCGAACATGTACAACAAGGGCCACAGCGAGAAGATTCTCGGCGACTACTTCTCCAAGGGCCCGGGCAAGGGCACGCGCGATCGCGTGGTGATCGCCACCAAGTTCATGGGCAACATGTGGCCGCAGGACCCCAACGGAGGCGGCGCCGGCCGCAAGGCCATCCGTCACGCGGTGGAGGATTCGCTGCGTCGGCTTCAGACCGATCACATCGACCTGCTCTGGGCGCACTTCTGGGATCAGCACACGCCCATCGAAGAAATGATGGCGGAACTCGATCGCCTGGTGAAGGCGGGCAAGGTTCTGCATCTGGGATTGTCCGATCATCCGGCGTGGGTTTGCGTGAAGTGTCAGTACACGGCGCTGATGCGCGGCTGGGAGCCGCTCTGCGCCTTGCAGATCGAGTATTCACTGCTGCAGCGCACCGTCGAGAGCGACCTCATGAGCATGGCCCGCGACCTGAACCTGGGAGTGACGCCGTGGAGCCCGCTGCGCGGCGGCGTGCTCAGCGGAAAATTCGACCGCAGTAATCCGCCCAAGGACGACGGCTCGACGCGCGTGAAGAAGGAATCGGTCTGGCTCAACGAGAAGACCTTCCTGCTCATCGACGCCTTGAAGGAGATCGCCGCCCTGCGTCAGGCGACCGTGGCGCAGGTGGCGCTGCGCTGGCTGCTCGACCAGGACGGGGTCACCAGCGTGATCATCGGAGCGCGGCGGCCATCGCAGTTGAAGGACAATCTCGGGGCCTGCGCCGTGAAACTGACCGCCGAGGACCACGCCAAGCTGCATCAGCTGACCAAGTTCGAACCGCCCTTCCCCTGGGAATTCCTGGACATGATCCGGACCGCGATTCAAAATGGGTCAACGGTGAACGGGATCAAGTCAAACGTCTGGGACGCCAGTCCCAAGAGCGCCGCCGAACGCTTCTGAATTGGATGTGAAAGTGCCGCGGCTGCCCGCGACTCAATCCCAGCGGAAGACGCCCTTGCGCCACGCATAGATGTAGGCGATCACGCTGGTGCCGATGAAGAAGAGAATTCGCGCCAGGAAGAGCAGCGCCTCGGGGCTTCGCGGTTCGAGCTGCGTGAAGGTGACCGCCCACGGGTAGAGGAAAATGATCTCGACGTCGAAGACCAGGAAGGTCATGGCCAGCACATAGAAGCGGATGTTGAATCGCTTGCGCGTGGTGCCGAAGGGATTCATGCCGCTTTCCACCGCGACGCCCTTGGTGGAGCCGGTGTTCTTCGGGCCCAGCAGCGAGGTGGCGACCTGATTGACCACCGAGAAGATGACCGCCATCACGAAGACGATCAGGATCGGCGCGTAGGA from Planctomycetota bacterium encodes the following:
- the gcvP gene encoding aminomethyl-transferring glycine dehydrogenase, whose amino-acid sequence is MSMLEKVSSSTGSAHASLEPLDTFARRHIGPSDADIAEMLTYIGYESLDALMRAAIPESIRSTKPLVIDDPTNRGAFRMRGEAECLAGLAELASKNQVFRSYIGMGYNDCHTPGVILRNVLENPGWYTPYTPYQPEVSQGRLESLLNFQTMVSELTGLEIACASLLDEATAAAEAMHMCLSVRPGCAKFFVDSATHPQTIAVIQTRAKGLGVEIVVSDADKIDFTKKDYCGALLSYPATDGRIRDWKITVGKIKAGGALVVMAADPLALTLLTSPGELGADVAIGSMQRFGVPMGYGGPHAAYFSTKAEHVRKMPGRLIGVSRDSAGRPALRLSIQTREQHIRRDKATSNICTAQALLANIAAFYGVYHGPDGLKRIAEHAHRATGTVVAGLKMLGHAPLHEHYFDTVRVQLKGTSADKVHAAAKKHRINLRDYGDGTVGFALDETVLPNDLQDILDCFAAGTGRPTPKVSSLHAVDALPVSLKRTKSFMTQDVFNRYHCETELLRYIFQLQGRDLSLAHSMIALGSCTMKLNATAEMLPVTWPAFSKLHPFAPLEQCAGYAEVFRTLEKWLCEITGFAGMCLQPNSGSNGEYAGLRIIHAYHEQRGQGHRDVCLIPVSAHGTNPASAVVAGMKVVPVECDAEGNVDLADLRAKALLHKNDLSCVMMTYPSTHGVFEDRIKELCSIIHEQGGQVYMDGANMNAQVGLTRPGEIGADVCHLNLHKTFCIPHGGGGPGIGPIGVAPHLVDFIPGHPVIRPANAGKHAIGPVAAAPYGSASILPISWVYISLMGAEGLRKATQVAILSANYMAKRVRDHYKVLYVNASGCCAHEFIVDCRAFDASADIKIDDIAKRLMDFGFHAPTMSWPVPGTLMIEPTESESKEELDRFCEAMIQIRNEITQIEQGKSPKNDNPLKGAPHTAEAIGADTWSHAYPRSQAAYPLPWVRNRKFWPAVGRVDNPFGDRNLVCSCEPMSAYL
- a CDS encoding lipid-binding SYLF domain-containing protein, which translates into the protein MVRLATLSASLALATLLLSGCSTVPEKKADRDALASACTATISSAKAKDASLETFFKDSYGYAIFPEVGNGGAGLAFSYGHGMVYKGGTVVGYCDLSKGTIGLTLGGQAFAELIFFKDKERYDGFVAGKFVFAANASAVAISAGGGASASYKEGVAVFITDPAGLMFDASIGGQQFNYRSMDSVK
- a CDS encoding M28 family peptidase, yielding MNTQRLSLAAFIVTCSAAIAFAPPPAPDKTAPIKTEQSAEQTAPVKKDQAAKASPEQADPLKSASSHAGKLVEGDKINPYTYEPESIAGDPNNPAETDLRAALEAMGPTATEWYQHVQTLSNPFFEGRVPGSRGNDLAAEYIEFFMKQAGLEPAFPNAAGAAGKSYRQPFELEGGAPVVETAELALNGSALKRQDQFEVMGSSGSGTVTAPLVFAGYAIESGQDGYTSFEEKDNFAGKIVVFLRYEPLDESGASLWSDRRFSGYAGMRPKLDALSERKPAALIMVNPPECKSGAKGLEHTESSVFGPGYDFPIVQITQEQADALLKSADPKGRSLMEFRRLADQGKIKTLALKDDVKATVHVAISEKGLPAQNVGGVIPGKGALASEWVVLGAHYDHVGMGYFGADPSNRGKLHPGADDNASGTSAMLCLAKKLKDYMASKESPDNCRSLLLMGFTAEEMGLDGSREFVKHPTVPSDKIAAMVNMDMVGRLRGNELAMSGTGTAEGFIDLIRPAVESSGLIVKADPGGRGPSDHASFYAAGIPVLFLFTGSHGEYHKPEDRGFTVNPYGASKIITLTEGLVKTLATTPTKPVFKSTDGSAGASRGYAKVRLGVQPGMSKRKSPGLAIDGVSADTSASDAGLKGGDVILTWDGQPMNEASELMDRLREKNPGDIVTLHIMRDGVEQDVNVTLRASEKAGAPAGKK
- a CDS encoding aldo/keto reductase: MQGHSLTDYVTLGRSGLRVSPICLGAMTFGNEWKLGTDSAESDEMITHYLSAGGNFIDTANMYNKGHSEKILGDYFSKGPGKGTRDRVVIATKFMGNMWPQDPNGGGAGRKAIRHAVEDSLRRLQTDHIDLLWAHFWDQHTPIEEMMAELDRLVKAGKVLHLGLSDHPAWVCVKCQYTALMRGWEPLCALQIEYSLLQRTVESDLMSMARDLNLGVTPWSPLRGGVLSGKFDRSNPPKDDGSTRVKKESVWLNEKTFLLIDALKEIAALRQATVAQVALRWLLDQDGVTSVIIGARRPSQLKDNLGACAVKLTAEDHAKLHQLTKFEPPFPWEFLDMIRTAIQNGSTVNGIKSNVWDASPKSAAERF
- the ndhC gene encoding NADH-quinone oxidoreductase subunit A produces the protein MIELAQAPTDFTLSSYAPILIVFVMAVIFSVVNQVATSLLGPKNTGSTKGVAVESGMNPFGTTRKRFNIRFYVLAMTFLVFDVEIIFLYPWAVTFTQLEPRSPEALLFLARILFFIGTSVIAYIYAWRKGVFRWD